From a single Alloactinosynnema sp. L-07 genomic region:
- a CDS encoding PDZ domain-containing protein, with amino-acid sequence MSTSPDAPVAPSPAPPWELSRRGWTVLISSLLVTALMVIGLFVPVPYVSLGPGPTYDTLGAVDDTPIIHIEGAQTYPTTGQLRMTTVSVKDDVSMFEAVALWVSGRYALAPREEYFRPGVTEEEVEEQNSKLFQDSQTNAEIAALRELKYPVKVIAQRITSGAPADKVLVPGDRLVEVNGKKIANAEDVRAALAGTAPGASIPITFKREGVDKSGTIVLGKATDFGAEDRPEGFMGLESAERPDVPFKTTISLADVGGPSAGLMFALAIIDRLTPGDLGGGEIVAGTGEITAQGEVDPIGGIPFKMVSAKEAGATTFLVPVDNCAEAKENAPDGLRLIKVENLAGAVKALEGLKDNRDLPTC; translated from the coding sequence GTGAGCACGTCACCGGACGCCCCCGTCGCCCCGTCGCCCGCCCCGCCGTGGGAGCTGAGCAGGCGCGGGTGGACCGTGCTGATCAGTTCGTTGCTGGTCACGGCTCTGATGGTCATCGGGCTCTTCGTCCCGGTGCCCTATGTCTCGCTCGGGCCGGGGCCGACCTACGACACCCTCGGCGCGGTCGACGACACCCCGATCATCCATATCGAGGGCGCCCAGACCTATCCGACCACCGGCCAGCTGCGCATGACCACGGTCTCGGTCAAGGACGACGTGAGCATGTTCGAGGCGGTCGCGCTCTGGGTGAGCGGCCGCTACGCGCTGGCACCGCGCGAGGAGTACTTCCGGCCGGGGGTCACCGAGGAAGAGGTCGAGGAGCAGAACTCGAAGCTGTTCCAGGACTCCCAGACCAACGCCGAGATCGCCGCGCTGCGCGAACTCAAGTACCCGGTCAAGGTCATCGCCCAGCGGATCACCTCCGGCGCGCCCGCGGACAAGGTGCTGGTGCCCGGCGACCGGCTGGTCGAGGTGAACGGCAAGAAGATCGCCAACGCCGAGGACGTGCGGGCCGCGCTGGCCGGGACCGCGCCGGGCGCGTCGATCCCGATCACGTTCAAGCGGGAGGGCGTGGACAAGTCCGGGACGATCGTGCTGGGCAAGGCCACCGACTTCGGGGCCGAGGACCGGCCGGAGGGCTTCATGGGCCTGGAGTCGGCCGAGCGCCCCGACGTGCCGTTCAAGACGACCATCAGCCTGGCCGACGTCGGCGGGCCGTCGGCGGGCCTGATGTTCGCGCTGGCGATCATCGACCGGCTGACCCCCGGCGACCTCGGCGGCGGGGAGATCGTCGCGGGCACGGGCGAGATCACCGCGCAGGGTGAGGTCGACCCGATCGGGGGAATCCCGTTCAAGATGGTGTCGGCCAAGGAGGCGGGCGCGACCACGTTCCTGGTCCCCGTCGACAACTGCGCCGAGGCCAAGGAGAACGCCCCGGACGGGTTGCGGCTGATCAAGGTGGAGAACCTGGCGGGCGCGGTCAAGGCGCTCGAAGGACTCAAGGACAACCGGGACCTGCCCACCTGCTGA
- a CDS encoding UPF0182 family protein produces the protein MATRPPIGLPKLSRRSRFLLILAAIFLGLMLVGSRLLSTYVNWLWFGEVGFRSVFSTVLWTRISLFFGVGALVGGLLALSLWIAYRSRPVFVPVSSADDPLARYRSTIVQRVRLFGIGVPVLVGLIAGSAAQNDWQIVQLMFNGTDFGITDPQFNIDLGFYAFQLPFITWLISWLFVAVALAFFGALIIHYIFGGIRLAGKGGQLAAPARMQLSIIAGVFVLIYAVDYFFERYELLFSTRNALFSGATYTDLNAVLPAKLILMFIAAFCAVAFFAGAFLRNLQLPAIATALLILSGLLVGVGWPAIIQQFSVRPNENAKEALSIQRNIDATRAAFGVSTDKVTIQDYPGRTDATGAAIRADQSSTNTLSNVRLLDPNILAPTFTQREGRENFYGFPEKLDIDRYTIDGKTQDYIVAAREIKTTGLTETQGGWINRHMVFTHGNGFVAAPANTVNSALQDSSDQGGFPIFKVSDLATQGPIKVDQPRIYYGELATDYAIVGGKNGDKPMEYDTPASTVSYQGTGGVAIDNVFNKLLFTLHHAERNILFSSQIGEGSKIMYNRNPRDRVSKVAPWLTLDGDPYPAVVNGKILWIVDGYTTLENYPYAQRTPLGEATTDSLGGVVRQENRTISYIRNSVKATVDAYDGSVSLYAIDEQDPVLKAWQKVFPGTVKAKSEIPSGLSEHFRYPEDLFKVQRELLSKYHVSDAGEFFSQKTFWNVPADPTEDGGSNTTGNGANQPPYYVLAQAPGQTKATFQITSALTLLNRAFLASWVSVSSDPQDYGKIRVLRLPTTGSVQIDGPGQVQNRFLTTPEVAENRTLIQNPTVNVRFGNLLTLPVADGLLFVEPIYIQRKDANAFPQLARVLVSFGNKVGFAPTIDEALNEVFGAGTGDTATKPGENGTNPPTSTSAPTTSAPAPTTGGGSNTPEMDQAVQALNAAITHLREAQRSGDFTEQGKALAELDAAAKKYDEAKAKAGQPTSNPSTPGASPSPTPPPTGGG, from the coding sequence GTGGCCACTCGGCCCCCGATCGGCCTGCCGAAGCTGTCTCGCCGAAGCCGGTTCCTGCTCATTCTCGCCGCGATCTTCCTTGGGCTGATGCTCGTCGGGTCGCGGCTGCTCAGCACCTATGTGAACTGGCTGTGGTTCGGTGAGGTCGGCTTCCGGTCGGTGTTCAGTACTGTCCTGTGGACCAGAATCAGCCTGTTCTTCGGGGTCGGCGCCCTGGTGGGCGGCCTGCTGGCGTTGAGCCTCTGGATCGCCTACCGGTCGCGGCCGGTGTTCGTTCCCGTGTCCAGTGCCGACGACCCGCTGGCCCGCTACCGGTCGACCATCGTGCAGCGGGTGCGGCTGTTCGGCATCGGCGTCCCGGTGCTCGTCGGCCTGATCGCGGGTTCGGCGGCGCAGAACGACTGGCAGATCGTCCAGTTGATGTTCAACGGCACCGACTTCGGCATCACCGACCCGCAGTTCAACATCGACCTCGGGTTCTACGCCTTCCAGCTGCCGTTCATCACCTGGCTCATCAGCTGGCTGTTCGTCGCGGTCGCCCTCGCCTTCTTCGGCGCGCTGATCATCCACTACATCTTCGGCGGCATCCGGCTGGCCGGGAAGGGCGGCCAGCTGGCCGCGCCCGCGCGCATGCAGCTGTCGATCATCGCGGGCGTCTTCGTGCTGATCTACGCCGTCGACTACTTCTTCGAGCGCTACGAGCTGCTGTTCTCGACGCGCAACGCGCTGTTCAGCGGCGCCACCTACACCGACCTCAACGCGGTGCTGCCCGCCAAGCTCATCCTGATGTTCATCGCGGCGTTCTGCGCGGTCGCCTTTTTCGCGGGCGCGTTCCTGCGCAACCTGCAGCTGCCCGCCATCGCCACCGCGCTGCTGATCCTGTCCGGCCTGCTCGTCGGCGTCGGCTGGCCCGCGATCATCCAGCAGTTCTCGGTCCGCCCGAACGAGAACGCCAAGGAAGCGCTGTCCATCCAGCGCAACATCGACGCCACCCGCGCCGCGTTCGGGGTGAGTACCGACAAGGTCACCATCCAGGACTATCCCGGCCGCACCGACGCCACCGGCGCCGCCATCCGCGCCGACCAGAGCAGCACCAACACGCTGTCCAACGTCCGGCTCCTCGACCCGAACATCCTGGCGCCGACGTTCACCCAGCGGGAGGGCCGCGAGAACTTCTACGGCTTCCCGGAGAAGCTCGACATCGACCGCTACACCATCGACGGCAAGACCCAGGACTACATCGTCGCCGCGCGCGAGATCAAGACGACCGGGCTCACCGAGACCCAGGGCGGCTGGATCAACCGGCACATGGTGTTCACCCACGGCAACGGCTTCGTCGCCGCGCCCGCGAACACGGTCAACTCGGCGCTGCAGGACTCAAGCGACCAGGGTGGCTTCCCGATCTTCAAGGTCAGCGACCTGGCCACCCAGGGGCCGATCAAGGTCGACCAGCCGCGCATCTACTACGGCGAGCTGGCCACCGACTACGCGATCGTCGGCGGCAAGAACGGCGACAAGCCGATGGAGTACGACACCCCCGCCAGCACCGTGTCCTACCAGGGCACCGGCGGCGTGGCGATCGACAACGTGTTCAACAAGCTCCTCTTCACGCTGCACCACGCCGAGCGCAACATCCTGTTCTCGTCGCAGATCGGCGAGGGCTCGAAGATCATGTACAACCGCAACCCGCGCGACCGGGTCAGCAAGGTAGCGCCGTGGCTGACCCTCGACGGCGACCCGTACCCGGCCGTGGTCAACGGCAAGATCCTCTGGATCGTCGACGGCTACACCACCCTGGAGAACTACCCCTACGCCCAGCGCACCCCGCTCGGCGAGGCCACCACCGACTCCCTCGGCGGCGTCGTGCGGCAGGAGAACCGCACGATCAGCTACATCCGCAACTCCGTGAAGGCCACAGTGGACGCCTACGACGGATCGGTGTCGCTGTACGCGATCGACGAGCAGGACCCGGTACTCAAGGCGTGGCAGAAGGTGTTCCCCGGCACGGTGAAGGCCAAGTCGGAGATCCCCTCGGGCCTCAGCGAACACTTCCGCTACCCGGAGGACCTGTTCAAGGTCCAGCGTGAGCTGCTGTCGAAGTACCACGTGTCCGACGCGGGCGAGTTCTTCTCGCAGAAGACATTCTGGAACGTGCCTGCCGACCCCACCGAGGACGGCGGCTCCAACACCACCGGCAACGGCGCCAACCAGCCGCCGTACTACGTGCTGGCGCAGGCACCCGGACAGACCAAGGCGACATTCCAGATCACCAGCGCGCTTACGCTGCTCAACCGCGCGTTCCTGGCGTCGTGGGTTTCGGTCTCGTCCGACCCGCAGGACTACGGGAAGATCAGAGTCCTGCGGTTGCCCACAACCGGCAGCGTGCAGATCGACGGCCCCGGCCAGGTGCAGAACCGGTTCCTGACAACACCGGAAGTCGCCGAGAACCGGACACTCATCCAGAACCCGACCGTCAACGTCAGATTCGGCAACCTGCTGACACTGCCCGTAGCGGACGGACTGCTGTTCGTCGAACCGATCTACATCCAGCGCAAGGACGCCAACGCCTTCCCACAGCTGGCCCGCGTGCTGGTCTCCTTCGGCAACAAGGTCGGCTTCGCCCCCACCATCGACGAGGCCCTCAACGAGGTCTTCGGCGCCGGCACCGGCGACACGGCGACCAAGCCAGGGGAGAACGGCACCAACCCGCCCACGTCGACCTCAGCGCCCACTACGTCGGCACCCGCGCCCACGACGGGCGGCGGCTCGAACACCCCGGAGATGGACCAGGCGGTCCAAGCCCTCAACGCCGCCATCACCCACCTCCGCGAAGCCCAGCGGTCCGGCGACTTCACCGAACAGGGCAAGGCCCTCGCCGAACTCGACGCCGCCGCGAAGAAGTACGACGAGGCGAAAGCCAAGGCAGGCCAACCCACCAGCAACCCGTCCACCCCGGGCGCATCCCCGTCCCCGACCCCACCGCCCACCGGCGGCGGGTGA
- the smpB gene encoding SsrA-binding protein SmpB has translation MAKERGHKVIVSNRKARHDYAIVDTYEAGMVLLGTEVKSLREGRASLVDAFATVDDGEVWLRNLHIPEYTQGTWTNHEPRRTRKLLLHKGEILRLIGKIKESGLSLVPLSMYFKDGKVKVELALAKGKKSYDKRQDLAKRDANREMTKELGRALKGRH, from the coding sequence ATGGCGAAGGAACGCGGCCACAAGGTGATCGTGTCCAACCGCAAGGCACGGCACGACTACGCGATCGTGGACACCTACGAGGCGGGCATGGTCCTGCTCGGCACCGAGGTCAAGAGCCTCCGTGAGGGCCGCGCGTCGCTGGTGGACGCGTTCGCCACGGTCGACGACGGTGAGGTCTGGCTGCGCAACCTGCACATTCCCGAGTACACGCAGGGAACGTGGACGAACCACGAACCCCGCAGGACCCGGAAACTGCTGCTGCACAAGGGCGAGATCCTGCGGCTCATCGGCAAGATCAAGGAGAGCGGCCTGAGCCTGGTGCCGCTGTCGATGTACTTCAAGGACGGCAAGGTCAAGGTCGAACTGGCGCTGGCGAAGGGCAAGAAGTCCTACGACAAGCGCCAGGATCTCGCCAAACGGGACGCGAACCGGGAGATGACCAAGGAGCTGGGGCGCGCGCTGAAGGGCCGCCACTAG
- the ftsX gene encoding permease-like cell division protein FtsX, which yields MRASFVFSEVLTGLRRNITMTIAMIITTAISLFLLGGGLLIVRMIDNTQELYQDKVEVSVYLTNDVSATDKACAADPCKGLRTALENDPAVESVQFENREEAFERFKRIFEAQPELVKLARPEALPASFRVKLKDPDRPEVITQAYGGRAGIDTIADQNEFLERFFSALNGVRTGVFFVAGIMAVAALLLISNTVQLSAFTRKTEVGIMRLVGATRWYTQLPFLLEAVVTGLVGAVVAIGLLIVGKVSFADDVLRDPIEAGVVSSIGAADIAFVSPILMLIAIVISAITGYVTLRLYVRT from the coding sequence ATGCGTGCCAGCTTCGTGTTCAGCGAGGTCCTCACCGGTCTTCGCCGGAATATCACGATGACCATCGCCATGATCATCACGACCGCCATCTCGCTGTTCCTGCTCGGCGGCGGCCTGCTGATCGTGCGGATGATCGATAACACCCAGGAGCTCTACCAGGACAAGGTCGAGGTCAGCGTCTACCTGACCAACGACGTGTCCGCGACCGACAAGGCCTGCGCGGCCGACCCGTGCAAGGGCCTGCGGACGGCACTGGAGAACGACCCCGCGGTCGAGTCGGTGCAGTTCGAGAACCGCGAGGAGGCCTTCGAGCGCTTCAAGCGCATCTTCGAGGCGCAGCCGGAGCTGGTGAAGCTGGCCCGGCCGGAGGCCCTGCCCGCGTCGTTCCGGGTCAAGCTCAAGGACCCCGACCGCCCCGAGGTGATCACCCAGGCCTACGGCGGCCGCGCGGGCATCGACACCATCGCCGACCAGAACGAGTTCCTCGAACGCTTCTTCAGCGCGCTCAACGGCGTGCGGACCGGTGTGTTCTTCGTGGCGGGCATCATGGCGGTCGCGGCCCTGCTGCTGATCTCCAACACCGTGCAGCTGTCGGCCTTCACCCGCAAGACCGAGGTCGGCATCATGCGCCTGGTCGGCGCGACCCGGTGGTACACCCAGCTCCCGTTCCTCCTGGAGGCGGTGGTCACCGGCCTGGTCGGCGCCGTCGTCGCGATCGGACTGCTGATCGTCGGCAAGGTCTCCTTCGCCGACGACGTCCTGCGCGACCCGATCGAGGCCGGGGTCGTCAGCTCGATCGGCGCGGCCGACATCGCGTTCGTGTCCCCGATCCTGATGCTGATCGCCATCGTGATCTCGGCCATCACCGGCTACGTCACCCTGCGCCTGTACGTGCGGACGTAA
- a CDS encoding PadR family transcriptional regulator — protein sequence MSELNATAAALLGLLHEGPQTGGQLVSAARERFGSFFSVTRSQVYRELPALADGGLVRLGKQGPRSSQQYVITAAGKKAFKGWLGGEPGPDHLRSPLILRLVHASTLTAKQRVALIDSAKVVYNGEHESLKLVVKTAEDPYEKAIAEFGVARAKAVLKLLDSIPKA from the coding sequence GTGTCTGAATTGAATGCAACCGCCGCTGCCCTCTTGGGTCTGCTGCACGAAGGTCCGCAGACCGGTGGCCAGCTCGTGTCCGCCGCCCGCGAACGCTTCGGCTCGTTTTTCAGTGTCACGCGCAGCCAGGTCTATCGGGAGCTGCCAGCGCTCGCCGACGGCGGTCTTGTCCGCCTTGGCAAGCAAGGGCCGCGCTCGAGCCAGCAGTACGTGATCACCGCCGCGGGCAAGAAGGCGTTCAAGGGGTGGCTGGGTGGTGAGCCCGGTCCCGATCACCTGCGCAGTCCGCTGATCCTGCGCCTGGTGCACGCCAGCACGCTCACCGCCAAGCAACGGGTCGCGCTGATCGACTCGGCCAAGGTCGTCTACAACGGCGAGCACGAGTCGCTCAAGCTGGTCGTCAAGACGGCCGAGGACCCGTATGAGAAGGCGATCGCCGAGTTCGGCGTGGCGCGGGCCAAGGCTGTGCTGAAGCTGCTGGACTCGATCCCGAAGGCCTGA
- a CDS encoding zinc-dependent metalloprotease, with amino-acid sequence MSDFKFGFGMPDPDDRDKKNDSEAQGGQENPFDQLGQMLSQLGAMLSQTGSSTGPVNYDLAKQIAVQKLGGQVGFGASEPSTAVDDAVHLAEMWLDPATTLPAGATVTRAWSTREWVEHTLPTWQRLCDPVARRMSGAWVDALPEEARQQAGPLLAMVGQMGGMAFGSQLGNALAQLAAEVLTSTDIGLPLGPPSTAALVPANIDEFTKGLERPASEVMVFLAAREAAHQRLFSHVPWLRQRLLGTVEEFANGIKVDTAALQELASQVDPANPESIEKAMQSGMLEPQATPEQKAALNRLETLLALVEGWVDVVVGDAVAERLPGAEALRETLRRRRASGGPAEQTFATLVGLELRPRKLRAAAALWRLVTDKHGIDVRDGLWGHPDLMPTAEDLDDPMDFADRLGRKSEVDEAIAKLENDAE; translated from the coding sequence ATGAGTGATTTCAAATTCGGGTTTGGCATGCCGGACCCGGATGACCGGGACAAGAAGAACGACTCCGAGGCCCAGGGCGGCCAGGAGAACCCGTTCGACCAGCTCGGTCAGATGCTCAGCCAACTCGGCGCGATGCTGAGTCAGACCGGTTCGTCGACCGGCCCGGTCAACTACGACCTGGCCAAGCAGATCGCCGTGCAGAAGCTCGGCGGCCAGGTCGGCTTCGGCGCGTCGGAGCCGTCGACCGCCGTCGACGACGCGGTCCACCTCGCCGAGATGTGGCTCGACCCGGCCACCACGCTGCCCGCGGGCGCGACGGTGACCAGGGCCTGGAGCACCCGCGAGTGGGTCGAGCACACCCTGCCCACCTGGCAGCGCCTGTGCGACCCGGTGGCCCGCCGGATGTCCGGCGCCTGGGTCGACGCCCTGCCAGAGGAAGCGCGGCAGCAGGCCGGGCCGCTGCTGGCCATGGTCGGCCAGATGGGCGGCATGGCCTTCGGTTCGCAGCTCGGCAACGCCTTGGCGCAGCTGGCCGCGGAGGTGTTGACCTCCACCGACATCGGCCTGCCGCTGGGCCCGCCGAGCACCGCGGCACTGGTGCCCGCCAACATCGACGAGTTCACCAAGGGCCTGGAGCGGCCCGCCAGCGAGGTCATGGTGTTCCTGGCCGCGCGCGAGGCCGCCCACCAGCGCCTGTTCTCGCACGTGCCGTGGCTGCGCCAGCGGCTGCTGGGCACGGTCGAGGAGTTCGCCAACGGCATCAAGGTCGACACCGCCGCGCTGCAGGAACTGGCCTCCCAGGTCGACCCGGCCAACCCGGAGTCCATCGAGAAGGCCATGCAGTCCGGCATGCTCGAACCGCAGGCCACCCCCGAGCAGAAGGCCGCGCTGAACCGCCTGGAGACCCTCCTTGCCCTGGTCGAGGGCTGGGTCGACGTCGTGGTCGGCGACGCGGTGGCCGAGCGCCTGCCCGGCGCCGAGGCCCTGCGCGAGACCCTGCGCAGGCGCCGCGCGTCCGGCGGACCGGCCGAGCAGACGTTCGCGACCCTCGTCGGCCTGGAACTGCGCCCGCGCAAACTCCGCGCCGCCGCTGCCCTCTGGCGCCTGGTCACCGACAAGCACGGCATCGACGTCCGCGACGGCCTGTGGGGTCACCCCGACCTGATGCCGACCGCCGAAGACCTCGACGACCCGATGGATTTCGCCGACCGCCTCGGCCGCAAGTCCGAGGTCGACGAGGCCATCGCCAAACTGGAGAACGACGCGGAGTAG
- the ftsE gene encoding cell division ATP-binding protein FtsE, which yields MIRLEQVSKVYKTSTRPALENVSVEIDKGEFVFLIGPSGSGKSTFLRLLLREEVPSKGRVYVANFDVARMARRRVPRLRQSIGCVFQDFRLLQNKTVAENVAFALEVIGKPRHTIKKVVPEVLELVGLEGKAERMPSELSGGEQQRVAIARAFVNRPLMLLADEPTGNLDPDTSQDIMLLLERINRTGTTVLMATHDHSIVDSMRRRVVELDLGRVLRDDARGVYGVGR from the coding sequence GTGATCCGCCTCGAACAGGTTTCCAAGGTCTACAAGACCTCCACGCGCCCCGCCCTGGAGAACGTGTCGGTCGAGATCGACAAGGGCGAGTTCGTCTTCCTCATCGGTCCCTCGGGGTCGGGGAAGTCGACGTTCCTGCGCCTGTTGCTGCGCGAGGAGGTGCCCAGCAAGGGCCGGGTCTACGTCGCCAACTTCGACGTCGCGCGGATGGCGCGGCGCCGGGTGCCGCGGCTGCGGCAGTCCATCGGCTGTGTCTTCCAGGACTTCCGGCTGCTGCAGAACAAGACCGTCGCGGAGAACGTCGCGTTCGCGCTGGAGGTCATCGGCAAGCCGCGGCACACCATCAAGAAGGTCGTGCCCGAGGTATTGGAGCTGGTCGGCCTGGAGGGCAAGGCCGAGCGCATGCCCTCGGAGCTGTCCGGCGGTGAGCAGCAGCGGGTCGCGATCGCGCGGGCGTTCGTCAACCGGCCGTTGATGCTGCTGGCCGACGAGCCGACCGGAAACCTGGACCCGGACACGAGCCAGGACATCATGCTTCTGCTGGAGCGCATCAACCGCACCGGCACCACGGTCCTCATGGCCACGCACGACCACTCCATCGTGGACTCGATGCGCCGCCGCGTCGTCGAACTCGACCTCGGCCGCGTCCTGCGCGACGACGCCCGCGGCGTCTACGGCGTCGGCCGCTGA
- the prfB gene encoding peptide chain release factor 2, with amino-acid sequence MNLDVAADLKDLSATLTSVEAVMDLDGLRAQIAELEEQAARPDLWDDPESAQKVTSQLSHRQSELRKVEELRSRLDDLPVMYELAEEDGGDADATAEADAERDRLRGDISSLEVRTLLSGEYDERDALITIRSEAGGVDAADFAEMLMRMYLRWAERHGYPTDVYDTSYAEEAGIKSTTFKVTAPYAYGTLSVEQGTHRLVRISPFDNQGRRQTSFAAVEVVPQVETTDHVDIEEKDLRVDVYRASGPGGQGVNTTDSAVRLTHIPTGIVVSCQNERSQLQNKASAMVVLQAKLLERRRQEDQAKMDALKDSSSGSWGNQMRSYVLHPYQMVKDLRTEFEVGNPSGVLDGDIDGFLEAGIRWRRTQ; translated from the coding sequence GTGAACCTGGACGTCGCCGCTGACCTGAAGGACCTCTCCGCCACGCTCACCAGCGTCGAGGCGGTGATGGACCTCGACGGCCTGCGCGCGCAGATCGCTGAGCTGGAAGAACAGGCCGCGCGACCGGACCTCTGGGACGACCCGGAGTCCGCCCAGAAGGTCACCAGCCAGCTCTCCCACCGGCAGTCCGAACTGCGCAAGGTGGAGGAGCTGCGCTCCCGCCTCGACGACCTGCCCGTCATGTACGAGCTGGCCGAAGAGGATGGCGGCGACGCCGACGCGACCGCGGAGGCCGACGCCGAGCGGGACCGCCTGCGCGGGGACATCTCGTCCCTTGAGGTCCGGACGCTGCTGTCCGGTGAGTACGACGAGCGTGACGCGCTCATCACCATCCGGTCCGAGGCAGGCGGCGTCGACGCCGCCGACTTCGCCGAGATGCTGATGCGCATGTACCTGCGCTGGGCCGAGCGCCACGGCTACCCGACCGACGTCTACGACACGTCCTACGCCGAAGAGGCGGGCATCAAGTCCACGACGTTCAAGGTCACCGCGCCCTACGCCTACGGCACGCTGTCGGTCGAGCAGGGCACGCACCGGCTGGTGCGCATCTCGCCGTTCGACAACCAGGGCCGCAGGCAGACCTCGTTCGCCGCGGTCGAGGTCGTGCCCCAGGTGGAGACGACCGACCACGTCGACATCGAGGAGAAGGACCTGCGCGTCGACGTGTACCGCGCGTCCGGTCCGGGTGGACAGGGCGTCAACACCACCGACTCGGCGGTCCGGCTGACCCACATCCCCACCGGCATCGTGGTGTCCTGCCAGAACGAGCGCTCGCAGCTGCAGAACAAGGCCTCGGCGATGGTCGTCCTGCAGGCCAAGCTGCTCGAACGCCGCAGGCAGGAGGACCAGGCCAAGATGGACGCCCTCAAGGACTCCTCCAGCGGGTCGTGGGGCAACCAGATGCGGTCCTATGTGCTGCACCCGTACCAGATGGTCAAGGACCTGCGCACGGAGTTCGAGGTCGGCAACCCGTCCGGGGTGCTCGACGGCGACATCGACGGCTTCCTGGAGGCCGGGATCCGCTGGCGCCGTACCCAGTAG
- a CDS encoding PPA1309 family protein produces MCGVSTPAPAILSAITREVEDFVAAGGWDQPPQLFALVPTAHLLREQPDLVGQIDPDAALTPIAQEALTESDLGVALAGIMWPEAVHGCALAQEIVMLPPEAEADLPSDDVDPLGRIAASHPQAREARLVAAALRDGTVSCVMRVRSADGQTDEIIEHPELAPNLTTALLETLRD; encoded by the coding sequence ATGTGCGGCGTGAGCACCCCCGCACCCGCCATCCTGTCCGCCATCACGCGCGAGGTCGAGGACTTCGTCGCCGCGGGCGGCTGGGACCAGCCGCCGCAGCTGTTCGCCCTGGTCCCGACGGCTCACCTGCTGCGCGAACAGCCCGACCTGGTCGGCCAGATCGACCCGGACGCGGCCCTCACGCCGATCGCTCAGGAAGCCCTCACCGAGTCCGACCTCGGCGTCGCGTTGGCCGGAATCATGTGGCCGGAAGCCGTGCACGGGTGTGCCCTGGCCCAGGAGATCGTCATGCTCCCGCCGGAGGCCGAGGCGGACCTGCCCTCCGACGACGTCGACCCGCTGGGCCGCATCGCCGCGTCCCACCCCCAGGCCCGTGAGGCCCGCCTGGTGGCCGCCGCCCTCCGCGACGGGACCGTCTCCTGCGTGATGCGCGTGCGCAGCGCGGACGGCCAGACCGACGAGATCATCGAGCACCCGGAGTTGGCCCCGAACCTGACCACGGCCCTGTTGGAGACCCTGCGCGACTGA